In Oscillatoria acuminata PCC 6304, a single window of DNA contains:
- a CDS encoding TatD family hydrolase, with the protein MQLIDTHVHINFERFDRDLEAVRERWHEAGVVHLVHSCVTPEEFGTIQGLANRFGEISFAVGLHPLEAHQWSSQLGDRIEELAASEARVVAIGETGLDFYKAENKQQQQEAFIAQLEIAQGLNKAVIIHCRDASEEMAELLQSFWRDRGPVPGVMHCWGGTPEETQWFLDLGFYISFSGIVTFKNAHSIQESARLVPSDRLLVETDCPFLAPVPKRGKRNEPAYVRYVAEQVATLRGVSLETLAAETTENACRLFQLTLKMS; encoded by the coding sequence ATGCAATTGATAGATACCCACGTTCACATTAATTTTGAGCGGTTTGACCGCGATTTAGAGGCGGTCCGCGAACGTTGGCATGAAGCCGGGGTCGTGCATCTTGTGCATTCCTGCGTCACGCCTGAAGAATTTGGCACCATTCAAGGACTGGCCAATCGGTTTGGGGAAATTTCCTTCGCCGTCGGTTTGCATCCTTTGGAGGCCCATCAATGGTCCTCCCAGCTTGGCGATCGCATTGAAGAATTAGCGGCATCCGAGGCGCGAGTGGTCGCCATTGGAGAAACTGGGCTAGACTTTTATAAGGCCGAAAATAAACAGCAGCAACAAGAAGCCTTTATCGCCCAGCTAGAAATAGCCCAGGGGCTGAATAAGGCGGTGATCATCCATTGTCGGGATGCGTCCGAGGAGATGGCTGAACTATTGCAGAGTTTCTGGCGCGATCGCGGTCCCGTTCCTGGGGTCATGCATTGTTGGGGCGGAACTCCCGAAGAGACCCAATGGTTTCTCGACTTAGGCTTCTATATTAGCTTTAGCGGGATTGTCACCTTCAAGAATGCTCACAGCATTCAAGAGTCCGCTCGTCTGGTTCCCAGCGATCGCCTCCTGGTCGAAACTGACTGCCCATTTTTGGCCCCGGTTCCCAAACGCGGCAAACGCAATGAACCCGCCTACGTTCGCTACGTGGCGGAACAAGTGGCGACCCTGCGCGGGGTTTCCTTAGAAACCTTAGCCGCCGAAACCACAGAAAATGCCTGTCGCCTCTTTCAACTCACCCTTAAGATGAGTTGA
- the rpsT gene encoding 30S ribosomal protein S20: MANIKSAIKRVQITERNRLRNKSYKSAVRTLIKKCVTSAEQYGSNPTPELKEEIHNRLNAAYSKIDKAVKRGVLHPNNGARKKSNLARVVKQQVLAQSSAS; the protein is encoded by the coding sequence GTGGCTAACATTAAGTCTGCTATCAAGCGCGTCCAAATCACTGAACGCAATCGCTTGCGTAACAAATCTTACAAATCAGCGGTCAGAACCCTGATTAAGAAATGTGTAACCTCTGCCGAGCAATACGGCAGTAATCCAACACCCGAGTTGAAGGAAGAGATCCATAACCGGCTCAATGCCGCTTACAGCAAGATCGACAAAGCAGTAAAACGCGGCGTTCTTCATCCCAACAACGGCGCTCGCAAAAAATCCAATTTAGCCAGAGTTGTTAAACAACAGGTATTGGCGCAATCGTCTGCCTCGTAG
- the hisD gene encoding histidinol dehydrogenase, translating to MLRIITQRAEAQAELRRICDRTHDDQVVHKEATVREVLQAVKRQGDRSLLHYTAEFDGQSLKPEDLRVSGSELDAAYQQVSKELLDAIGLAKQNIEAFHRQRVPKSWVQFGEDEVVLGKRYTPVDRAGLYVPGGRAAYPSTVLMNAIPARVAGVPRIVICTPPGPEKTVNPAVLVAAQEAGIQEIYRVGGAQAIAALAYGTETIPKVDVITGPGNIYVTLAKKQVFGTVGIDSLAGPSEVLIIADSQGNPAHIATDLLAQAEHDPLAAAILITTDAQIARKVVAQVEDQLIDHPRRTLTEKAIAHYGVVIVVDSLQIAAELSNEFAPEHLELEVSDPWDLLEYIRHAGAIFLGNSTPEAVGDYLAGPNHTLPTSGSARYASALGVETFMKHSSLIQYSPKALQKVAGAIDVLTKAEGLPSHGDSVRKRIKDGP from the coding sequence ATGCTGCGAATCATTACACAGCGGGCTGAGGCACAAGCTGAACTCCGGCGCATCTGCGATCGCACCCACGACGACCAAGTTGTCCATAAAGAGGCAACGGTTCGAGAAGTGCTCCAAGCGGTCAAACGCCAAGGCGATCGCTCACTCTTGCACTATACGGCTGAGTTCGACGGGCAATCCTTAAAGCCCGAAGACCTGCGCGTGAGCGGCTCTGAATTGGATGCCGCCTATCAGCAGGTGTCAAAAGAACTCCTAGATGCCATTGGCTTGGCAAAGCAGAACATTGAAGCGTTCCATCGTCAGCGGGTCCCCAAATCTTGGGTTCAATTTGGGGAAGATGAAGTGGTGCTGGGTAAACGTTATACCCCGGTTGATCGAGCGGGGCTTTACGTTCCGGGGGGGCGAGCCGCCTACCCCAGTACCGTGCTGATGAATGCAATTCCGGCTCGGGTGGCTGGGGTCCCCCGGATTGTGATTTGTACCCCTCCGGGACCGGAAAAAACCGTGAACCCAGCGGTCCTGGTGGCGGCCCAGGAAGCGGGAATCCAGGAAATTTATCGGGTGGGGGGCGCTCAGGCGATCGCTGCCCTAGCTTATGGTACGGAAACCATCCCTAAAGTGGATGTAATTACCGGCCCGGGTAATATTTATGTCACCCTGGCGAAAAAGCAAGTCTTTGGCACCGTGGGCATTGACTCCTTAGCCGGTCCCTCGGAAGTCCTGATTATTGCCGATTCCCAAGGCAATCCGGCTCATATCGCCACGGATTTACTGGCGCAAGCTGAACATGACCCCCTCGCCGCCGCCATTCTGATTACCACCGATGCTCAGATTGCTCGCAAGGTCGTCGCGCAAGTCGAGGACCAACTGATTGATCACCCACGCCGGACCCTCACCGAAAAGGCGATCGCCCATTACGGTGTGGTCATTGTGGTTGATTCCCTGCAAATTGCCGCCGAACTCTCCAACGAATTTGCCCCAGAACACCTAGAACTCGAAGTCAGCGACCCTTGGGATTTACTGGAGTATATTCGTCATGCTGGTGCCATCTTCCTCGGGAACTCCACCCCTGAAGCTGTCGGCGATTACCTCGCAGGCCCTAACCATACCCTTCCCACCTCGGGATCGGCTCGTTATGCCTCAGCTTTGGGGGTGGAAACCTTTATGAAACACTCCAGTTTGATTCAATATTCTCCCAAGGCACTCCAAAAGGTCGCCGGTGCGATTGATGTGCTCACGAAAGCCGAAGGTTTACCCTCTCATGGGGATTCGGTCCGCAAGCGCATCAAAGATGGCCCCTAG
- a CDS encoding universal stress protein, with translation MISTILVALDGSDLSEQVIATLHNLKLETMTQVILAHVISQPTSDLDVLADRPQVETEDIPYRVIEKKLQSYQEKIPCNTELEIVTGDPAEEIVRLANIYHADLILIGSRGLTGMKRILQGSVSSQVVTDASCSVLVVKPVLSVKGK, from the coding sequence GTGATTAGTACCATTCTTGTAGCACTTGATGGCTCCGACTTATCAGAGCAAGTCATTGCGACCTTGCATAATCTGAAGCTCGAAACCATGACTCAAGTCATTCTGGCTCATGTCATATCCCAGCCCACATCAGATTTGGATGTGTTGGCGGATAGACCCCAAGTCGAGACGGAAGATATCCCCTATCGGGTTATTGAAAAAAAACTTCAATCCTATCAAGAAAAAATTCCTTGTAACACGGAACTCGAAATTGTCACCGGAGATCCTGCCGAAGAAATTGTCCGCTTGGCTAATATTTATCACGCTGATTTAATTTTAATTGGCAGCCGAGGTTTAACCGGAATGAAGCGAATTTTACAGGGTTCTGTGAGTTCTCAAGTGGTAACGGATGCCTCTTGTTCTGTTCTAGTTGTTAAGCCAGTCTTATCGGTCAAAGGGAAATAA
- a CDS encoding PspA/IM30 family protein encodes MGLFDRISRVVRANLNDIVSKAEDPEKVLEQSIIDMQEDLVQLRQAVASSIANQKRTQKQYEQANNEANTWQSRAQLALQKGDENLAREALVRKKSNAETAAMLKAQLDGQLTQVDNLKRNLIGLESKISEAKTKKNMLKARAQAAKANEQLQNTLGSINTGGSMAAFERMEEKVLQMEARSQAAYEIGGTNLENQFAQLEAGSDVDDELSAMKAQLTGASPAQSQLPSAGESSAPKTAVDDELEQLRSQLNDG; translated from the coding sequence ATGGGATTGTTCGATCGCATTAGCCGAGTTGTCAGAGCCAATCTTAACGATATCGTCAGCAAAGCAGAAGACCCAGAAAAAGTCCTAGAGCAATCTATTATCGATATGCAGGAAGACTTGGTGCAGTTGCGCCAAGCCGTCGCCAGCTCCATTGCCAACCAAAAACGCACCCAGAAACAGTACGAGCAAGCCAACAACGAAGCCAATACCTGGCAAAGTCGTGCCCAACTCGCCCTGCAAAAAGGGGATGAAAATCTCGCCCGCGAAGCCCTCGTTCGCAAAAAATCCAACGCTGAAACCGCTGCCATGTTAAAAGCCCAACTCGATGGGCAGTTAACTCAGGTGGATAACCTCAAGCGTAATTTAATCGGTTTGGAAAGCAAGATTTCCGAAGCGAAAACCAAGAAAAATATGCTCAAAGCTCGGGCGCAAGCAGCCAAAGCAAACGAACAGCTTCAAAACACCCTCGGTTCAATCAACACGGGTGGCTCAATGGCAGCCTTCGAGCGCATGGAAGAAAAGGTGTTGCAAATGGAAGCCCGCTCTCAAGCGGCTTATGAAATTGGCGGCACGAATCTGGAAAATCAGTTCGCGCAATTGGAGGCGGGAAGTGATGTGGATGATGAACTTTCGGCCATGAAAGCTCAACTCACCGGCGCATCTCCGGCTCAAAGTCAACTCCCCAGCGCCGGAGAAAGCAGCGCTCCCAAAACCGCTGTGGATGATGAATTGGAACAGTTGCGATCGCAACTCAATGACGGTTAA
- a CDS encoding PspA/IM30 family protein — protein sequence MGLFDRIMRVIRANINSLINKAEDPEKILEQTMIEMQEDLIQLRQAVAQAIATQKRTERQYSQAQSTADEWYRRAQLALQKGDENLAREALTRRKSYQDTATGMRTQIDQQTGVVEQLKQNMRALEGKIVEARTKKDLYIARARSAQASERLNEMLGNVGTGNAMAAFEQMEEKVMQLEARSEAVASLGGDDLEKKFASLESGGEVDEELTALKAQISGSNLSLPELQPVSAPRDPEIEGELQKLRDRMDE from the coding sequence ATGGGATTATTTGACCGAATCATGAGGGTGATTCGCGCCAATATTAATAGTTTAATTAATAAAGCCGAAGACCCCGAAAAGATTCTCGAACAGACAATGATTGAAATGCAGGAGGATTTAATCCAACTGCGACAAGCTGTAGCTCAGGCGATCGCGACCCAAAAACGCACTGAGCGTCAGTACAGCCAAGCCCAGTCTACCGCCGATGAATGGTATCGACGGGCGCAGTTGGCCTTGCAAAAGGGGGATGAGAACCTCGCTCGCGAAGCCCTGACCCGTCGTAAATCTTACCAAGATACGGCGACAGGCATGAGAACACAGATTGACCAACAAACCGGAGTGGTAGAACAGCTTAAGCAAAATATGCGGGCTTTAGAAGGTAAAATCGTCGAAGCGAGGACAAAAAAAGACCTTTATATTGCCCGTGCGCGCTCCGCCCAGGCATCCGAGCGACTCAATGAGATGCTCGGGAATGTCGGGACTGGGAATGCAATGGCGGCTTTTGAGCAGATGGAAGAAAAAGTCATGCAACTCGAAGCGCGATCGGAGGCAGTCGCCTCTCTCGGTGGCGATGACCTAGAAAAAAAATTTGCTTCCCTAGAATCTGGAGGTGAGGTGGATGAGGAATTAACGGCACTCAAAGCGCAAATCAGCGGGAGTAATCTCTCTCTTCCTGAACTTCAGCCCGTCTCTGCTCCCCGAGATCCGGAAATAGAAGGAGAACTCCAAAAACTCCGCGATCGCATGGACGAGTAA
- a CDS encoding SPOR domain-containing protein, producing the protein MIERSPKASPAPVSPEQGLKPALAAVLESLDVKLESELTRYRRQKRGDTVQPSYSGNGLTPPQKNPVDLITLSPSSKPPQQSPALELPSAQTLKFEALKPMPGPDAAQTASAGVNGSQNQPLDMPAIATSGDNGNLPSGDHPATANGMGLSTESPGALVGPTEGTDPRGPNEYLDSSEKLVNSLDRDNAKKLAELRARRKTRAQNSFLSPLGIGSMLLFVAASATLVYVVTQMGESGDEGTRTQATQGGNVNSLGTDPTSDNQAERITPDLTNSQFKPLDLGNLGTLEDKSPVAVPAPNPQESVPASAGAIAPTVTPNPAPGTPAPTSPGLSNLTTDYLAGSSQPAGTQPATGTAPTVAPNGGTAPAAPAAPATPATPAAPATSAAPATSAAPAAPAAPNTGVSPASLPGFYYVVMDYQNDESLWKAREVVPDAYLREYPIGVKIQVAAFEDQASAQAMVEQMKQQGMTGQIYRP; encoded by the coding sequence ATGATCGAACGGTCCCCCAAGGCGAGTCCCGCCCCAGTTTCCCCAGAGCAAGGATTAAAACCGGCATTAGCCGCCGTGCTAGAAAGTTTAGACGTCAAGCTAGAGTCAGAATTAACCCGATATCGACGACAAAAACGGGGTGATACCGTGCAACCGTCCTACTCCGGGAATGGGTTGACCCCCCCTCAAAAAAACCCAGTGGATTTAATTACCCTGTCCCCCAGTAGCAAGCCACCCCAGCAGTCTCCCGCCTTAGAACTGCCCAGCGCTCAAACCTTGAAATTTGAAGCCCTCAAACCGATGCCCGGACCTGATGCAGCACAAACGGCAAGTGCTGGGGTTAATGGGAGTCAAAATCAGCCCTTGGATATGCCGGCGATCGCCACATCTGGGGACAACGGCAACCTCCCCTCGGGAGATCATCCCGCAACCGCTAATGGGATGGGCTTATCTACCGAAAGCCCTGGGGCATTGGTGGGGCCGACAGAGGGAACGGACCCCAGGGGTCCCAATGAATATCTCGACTCTTCAGAAAAACTGGTGAACAGCTTAGATCGAGACAATGCTAAAAAGCTGGCTGAACTGCGCGCTAGACGAAAAACGCGGGCTCAAAATAGCTTTTTGAGTCCCTTGGGAATTGGTTCCATGCTGTTATTTGTCGCAGCCAGTGCCACCTTAGTTTATGTCGTGACTCAGATGGGAGAGTCTGGGGACGAAGGGACGCGGACTCAAGCAACTCAAGGTGGCAATGTGAATAGCTTAGGAACTGATCCAACTTCAGATAATCAAGCCGAGAGAATAACCCCGGATTTAACCAATTCTCAGTTTAAACCTTTGGATTTAGGGAATCTCGGAACCCTGGAGGACAAATCGCCGGTAGCAGTTCCAGCACCAAATCCTCAAGAGTCTGTCCCCGCCTCTGCTGGGGCGATCGCTCCAACGGTCACTCCCAACCCCGCCCCCGGTACTCCGGCCCCAACTTCCCCTGGGTTGAGCAATTTGACCACAGACTATCTGGCCGGATCCAGCCAGCCTGCGGGGACTCAACCCGCCACCGGAACCGCCCCGACTGTCGCTCCGAATGGGGGAACTGCACCGGCAGCACCAGCAGCACCAGCAACACCAGCAACACCCGCAGCACCAGCAACATCGGCAGCACCAGCAACATCGGCAGCACCAGCAGCACCAGCAGCACCGAATACAGGGGTGAGTCCGGCATCATTGCCTGGGTTTTATTATGTGGTGATGGATTATCAGAATGATGAGAGCCTATGGAAGGCGCGAGAAGTCGTACCCGATGCTTACCTGCGCGAGTATCCAATTGGGGTCAAGATTCAGGTAGCAGCCTTTGAAGATCAAGCCTCAGCTCAAGCAATGGTGGAACAAATGAAGCAGCAAGGGATGACCGGGCAAATTTATAGGCCTTAA
- a CDS encoding DUF721 domain-containing protein → MAFNSLDHILGALAAQTLGQQQREYQQLVESWAIAVGPKISQHTRPLAVERGVLRVATSSAAWAQNLMFERRRILQRLNVGRSEAIADIRFSPKDWSKSDVKCPDLADQEILWQDHPSRLAQLSADAEIPKGSEAGLTPSVELNPKRRGDSPIASTLRMDSQNRRKPGEVENAQGTFERWAQRVQAQSLGLPLCPDCGCPTPPGELDRWSVCALCAPKQWSG, encoded by the coding sequence ATGGCTTTTAACTCTCTTGATCATATTTTAGGCGCTCTAGCGGCTCAGACCCTGGGACAGCAGCAACGGGAATATCAGCAATTGGTTGAGTCTTGGGCGATCGCAGTGGGGCCGAAGATTAGTCAACATACTCGTCCTTTGGCGGTGGAACGAGGGGTGCTGCGGGTGGCGACTTCTAGTGCAGCTTGGGCGCAAAACCTGATGTTTGAGCGCAGACGGATTCTGCAACGGTTGAATGTGGGACGCTCTGAGGCGATCGCAGATATTCGATTTTCTCCCAAGGATTGGTCTAAATCTGATGTGAAATGTCCAGATTTGGCAGATCAAGAAATACTTTGGCAGGATCATCCTTCTCGGCTGGCTCAGTTGAGTGCGGATGCCGAAATTCCCAAGGGTTCTGAGGCAGGACTGACGCCCTCTGTAGAGTTAAACCCTAAACGTAGAGGCGATTCGCCAATCGCCTCTACATTGAGGATGGATTCTCAAAATCGGCGTAAACCCGGTGAGGTTGAGAATGCTCAAGGGACTTTTGAGCGTTGGGCGCAACGAGTGCAAGCGCAGTCCCTGGGGTTGCCCCTTTGTCCCGATTGTGGTTGTCCCACGCCTCCAGGGGAACTCGATCGCTGGTCAGTTTGCGCCCTCTGTGCTCCCAAACAGTGGTCAGGGTAA